A segment of the Vibrio sp. 16 genome:
GCACTGGAAGGTCAAGAAGGCAAGATGTTCTCGCCGCTTGCCTTTACCAAGACGTATGCGATGGCTGCGGCGGCAGGCCTCGCTATTACCTTGGTGCCGGTTCTGATGGGTTACTTTATCCGTGGCAACGTACTCCCGGAGCATAAGAACCCGGTGAACAAAGGGTTGGTCGCGCTATACCGACCTCTGCTTAACCTGAGTCTGCGCTTCCCTAAGACAATGATCCTGTTAGCGGTGGCGTTAATGGCATCGGCTTACTATCCAACCAGCAAACTGGGTAGCGAGTTCATTCCGCCATTGGACGAAGGTGACTTGATGTACATGCCGACCACTTACCCCGGCATCTCCATTGGTAAAGCACGTGAGCTACTGCAGCAAACGAACAAGCTAATCAAAACCGTTCCTGAGGTGGAAACCGTTTGGGGCAAAATTGGCCGCGCCGAAACGGCAACCGACCCTGCGCCGTTAACCATGATCGAAACCGTCATTCAGCTCAAACCGAGAGAAGAGTGGCGCGACGGTGTGACCACGGAGTCGCTGCGCAAAGAGTTTGATCAGTTGGTGCAATTCCCGGGATTAACCAACGCATGGGTCATGCCAATCAAAACTCGCATCGACATGTTAGCTACCGGTATTAAAACACCAATCGGTATCAAGATTGCGGGACCTGACCTCAAGGTAATCGAGCAAATTGGCTCAGAGTTAGAGCCCATTTTGAACCAGATTTCAGGTACGGCATCTGTCTATGCGGAACGCGTTGCGGGTGGACGCTATGTCACCATTGACATTAAACGTCGCTCCGCGGCTCGCTACGGCTTAAGTATCAAAGATGTCCAGCAAGTCATCTCTACAGCGGTGGGCGGAATGAACGTGGGTGAGACCGTTGAAGGACTGGAGCGTTACCCAATCAACGTCCGCTATCCACAAGATTACCGAGACTCGGTAGTCAAACTGCAAAACTTGCCGCTGGTGACTCCGAACGGTGCACGTATCGCACTCGCCGACGTGGCTGACATTCGCTACGAAGATGGCCCACCGATGATCAAAACCGAGAATGCACGCCCGAATGGTTGGGTATTTGTCGACATTGATGACCGCGACTTGGGCTCTTACGTGGTTGAAGCGCAGCAAACTGTCGCAGAGCAATTGCAGCTTCCTGCGGGTTACTCGCTCACTTGGTCGGGTCAATACGAATACATGGAGCGCGCCAAAGAGCGGTTGAGTGTCGTGGTGCCTATCACTATTGCCATCATCATGCTGCTGCTTTACTTCAGCTTCCGCCGCGTCGGAGAAGTGATGATCATCATGCTCACACTGCCTCTCGCGATGGTGGGAGGCTTATGGCTGATGCACTACCTCGGCTACAACTTCTCCATTGCGGTTGGCGTTGGGTTTATCGCTCTTGCCGGTGTCGCGGTTGAGATTGGCGTGATCATGCTGGTTTATCTCAACCAAGCGTGGCACTACAAAAAACTCCACGCAGAAGAAGAGCAAAAAGCGCTCACTGCGAAAGACCTTACCGATGCCATTCGCGAAGGCGCGGGGCTACGCGTTCGCCCTGTGATGATGACGGTGTTGACTGTCATCATTGGTCTTATCCCAATCATGTACGGAGACGGCACAGGCTCAGAAGTGATGCAGCGAATCGCCGCACCAATGATAGGAGGTATGGCCTCCGCGCTTCTACTCACGCTGTTGGTCTTACCGGCTCTGTTCAAACTCTGGAAACAACACGAAGTTAACTAACACCAAGCAATCGTATGTCGAGCCAATGAGCTGCTCGACATACGCAATACCCGATTAAAAGAGGAACACACCATGAAAAAAACACTGATTACCCTAGCGATTACCATGTTCAGCACAGGCGTACTTGCCGATGCCATGGATCACTCAAAAATGGACCATTCGAACATGGACCACGGTGAGATGAAGATGGATCATAGTAAAATGGATCACTCGAACATGATGAATATGGAGGGTATGTCTGAGGTTGGAATGCCTGCCAAGGGCGCAAAACCAGACAAGGTCGTGCACGTTATTTTGACTGATGACATGAAAATCAACTTCAAAAAAGACGTGAAGATCGAGCCAAATGACGTGGTGCAATTTGTGGTGATGAACGCTGGAAAAATTGACCATGAGTTTTCCATTGGTTCAGCACAAGAGCAACTGAAACACCGTGAAATGATGAAGAACATGGGCAGCCACGCGCACGATTCTGGCAGCACTGTCACTGTGAAACCGGGCAAAGCAAAACAGCTTTTATGGCACTTCCACGGCGATAAAAATGTTGAGTTTGCCTGCAACATTCCCGGCCACGCAGAAGCGGGTATGGTGAAAAAGATCACCTTGTAGTGATCAATAAAGTCGCCAGCAAACCCTGGCGACTTTTAGTGAGAACTTTATTTTCGGCTATTAATAGCGTTTTCTAAACTCTCAATTTTACCGACTACATCCAGCGAAATAGGCTCTATTTGCTCAAATAGTTTATTGGCTTGTTCGTGTTGACCGCTGTCTATCCGGTCCAAAACATCCTTTATCACCCCATGCAATTTAGCATGCGGCGCTTCCAGCGCTTTGAATGTGGGCTCTGAGCCATACAGGCTCTTTCCTTTGCCGTAATACCATTTACCCAGCGCGCACATATGATGATCACAGGCGACTTTTTTGTCGAGAGCTCCATGATCGCCGTTTAAATAGGATCTTACTTTCGTTTTCCAAGCGAGATGCGCATTCTTCACATCAGTAAAGTCCACGCGCTTTTCCGAACCAAGCTTAAAGTCTGCCAACTGAGCTCTCAAATCCAGCGCTCGCTCACTTAATCCTTTCGCTTTTGCTTGCAAGTGCAGAGCGCCCTCCTCGGTATGAGCGCTTTTTTCACTGATCTCTTCTACTGATTTGTTCATATCTTGAACAACCGTAGACTGCTCTTCTGAAGCCGCCGCGATCTGAGCACTCATATCATTTACACTGCTCACCAGATCAATGATGTC
Coding sequences within it:
- a CDS encoding efflux RND transporter permease subunit gives rise to the protein MISAIIRWSISNRFLVLLATFAIVLGGLYSVKNTPVDAIPDLSDVQVIIKTSYPGQAPQVVEDQVTYPLTTAMLAVPGAETVRGYSFFGDSYVYIIFNDDTDMYWARSRVLEYLSQVAPKLPPSAKPTLGPDATGVGWVYSYVLQDKTGQHDLAQLRSLQDWFLKYELQTVAGVSEVATVGGMVKQYQVQIDPAKLRAYDLTLQQVNMAIQNGNQETGASVIEVAEAEHMVRTTGYLSSIEDIESLPLKVTSKGTPLLLGDIADINLGPQMRRGISEFNGEGEAVGGVIVMRFGENASEVIHNVKTKLAELQRSLPDGVEIVATYDRSTLIDAAVENLWKKLAEEFIVVAVVCALFLFHIRSSLVIALSLPVGILSAFIVMHWQGINANIMSLGGIAIAIGAMVDGAIVMIENVHKHIERTPLTDKNRWQVIGKAAEEVGAPLFFSLLIITLSFVPVFALEGQEGKMFSPLAFTKTYAMAAAAGLAITLVPVLMGYFIRGNVLPEHKNPVNKGLVALYRPLLNLSLRFPKTMILLAVALMASAYYPTSKLGSEFIPPLDEGDLMYMPTTYPGISIGKARELLQQTNKLIKTVPEVETVWGKIGRAETATDPAPLTMIETVIQLKPREEWRDGVTTESLRKEFDQLVQFPGLTNAWVMPIKTRIDMLATGIKTPIGIKIAGPDLKVIEQIGSELEPILNQISGTASVYAERVAGGRYVTIDIKRRSAARYGLSIKDVQQVISTAVGGMNVGETVEGLERYPINVRYPQDYRDSVVKLQNLPLVTPNGARIALADVADIRYEDGPPMIKTENARPNGWVFVDIDDRDLGSYVVEAQQTVAEQLQLPAGYSLTWSGQYEYMERAKERLSVVVPITIAIIMLLLYFSFRRVGEVMIIMLTLPLAMVGGLWLMHYLGYNFSIAVGVGFIALAGVAVEIGVIMLVYLNQAWHYKKLHAEEEQKALTAKDLTDAIREGAGLRVRPVMMTVLTVIIGLIPIMYGDGTGSEVMQRIAAPMIGGMASALLLTLLVLPALFKLWKQHEVN
- the copI gene encoding copper-resistant cuproprotein CopI → MKKTLITLAITMFSTGVLADAMDHSKMDHSNMDHGEMKMDHSKMDHSNMMNMEGMSEVGMPAKGAKPDKVVHVILTDDMKINFKKDVKIEPNDVVQFVVMNAGKIDHEFSIGSAQEQLKHREMMKNMGSHAHDSGSTVTVKPGKAKQLLWHFHGDKNVEFACNIPGHAEAGMVKKITL